One bacterium DNA window includes the following coding sequences:
- a CDS encoding alpha-galactosidase has translation MSTPDLIAPTPAEMDRARARARTLHGSGVGRAIGEADGGLLSPFSFFYGRQCSDDFLALWPCVSKHSADGEQSEHTWQDPNSGLQVRVVCRTYPDFPVVEWTVWLANTGDRDTPPITDFHGGDLLVPAPPDAPLAIHSVTGDYYSVHGYEPYVLDLPPGCEEHIAPVGGRGSNRAFPYFNLRTLYGGLMIAVGWPGQWEATFIRSANGELRFAAGQQQVNLVLRPGEQIRGPLMALLRWEGDDLDRAQNLWRRWMLAYNVPRVEGGKLPPPLLFGGTSLQFNEMTQATEENQKDFISRYLQAGVPLDYWWMDAGWYPCDGHWPRTGTWEPDPVRFPHGLRAISDFAHERGLKTLLWFEPERVADGTWLQTEHPEWLLNQPGVSADQPQNRLLDLGHPEACQWLIDHVDRVLIEQGIDLYRQDHNFDPLAYWRAHDAPDQQGMTENQHVQGYLRFWDELRRRHPGMLIDSCASGGRRNDLETMRRAVPLHPTDFDYWNLPVKQSFHYGLSQWIPYYGSNTLPVDTVDEYAVRSGHGSGMGLGYDLRRDDLDLALLVRLVEEWRAVAPLFLADFYPLTPNTRDNVSWMAWQFHDPAEQTGMVQAFRRAESPYESARFRLRGLDPERHYLVEQGDSGMVATGRDLAEEGLRLAIEDCPGSVVITYRPMV, from the coding sequence ATGTCTACGCCTGACCTCATCGCCCCGACGCCTGCGGAGATGGACCGGGCGCGAGCCCGCGCCCGCACGCTCCACGGCAGCGGCGTCGGCCGCGCCATTGGCGAGGCCGACGGCGGGCTGCTGTCCCCGTTCTCGTTCTTCTACGGGCGGCAGTGCTCGGACGACTTCCTCGCCCTGTGGCCCTGCGTATCGAAGCACTCGGCCGATGGCGAGCAGTCCGAACACACCTGGCAGGACCCCAACAGCGGCCTGCAGGTGCGCGTCGTGTGCCGCACCTACCCCGACTTCCCGGTCGTGGAGTGGACGGTGTGGCTCGCCAACACCGGCGACCGCGATACCCCGCCGATCACGGACTTCCACGGTGGCGACTTGCTCGTCCCCGCGCCCCCCGACGCGCCCCTGGCGATCCACTCGGTGACCGGCGACTACTACTCCGTGCACGGCTACGAGCCCTATGTGCTCGACCTGCCGCCCGGCTGTGAGGAGCATATCGCCCCTGTGGGCGGGCGGGGGAGCAACCGCGCCTTCCCGTACTTCAACCTGCGCACCCTCTACGGCGGCCTGATGATCGCCGTCGGCTGGCCCGGGCAGTGGGAAGCCACCTTCATCCGCAGCGCCAACGGCGAGCTGCGCTTCGCCGCCGGCCAGCAGCAGGTCAACCTCGTGTTACGCCCCGGCGAGCAGATCCGCGGCCCGCTCATGGCGCTGTTGCGCTGGGAGGGTGACGACCTGGACCGCGCCCAGAACCTGTGGCGCCGCTGGATGCTGGCCTACAACGTGCCGCGGGTCGAGGGGGGGAAGCTGCCGCCGCCGCTGCTCTTCGGCGGCACGTCGCTGCAGTTCAACGAGATGACCCAGGCCACCGAGGAGAACCAGAAGGACTTCATCAGCCGGTACCTGCAGGCCGGAGTGCCGCTGGACTACTGGTGGATGGACGCCGGCTGGTACCCCTGCGACGGCCACTGGCCGCGCACTGGCACCTGGGAGCCGGACCCGGTGCGTTTCCCCCACGGCCTGCGCGCGATCAGCGACTTCGCCCACGAGCGGGGCCTCAAGACGCTACTGTGGTTCGAGCCCGAGCGCGTCGCGGACGGCACGTGGCTGCAGACCGAGCACCCCGAGTGGCTCCTCAACCAGCCCGGCGTGTCCGCCGACCAGCCCCAGAACCGTCTGCTGGACCTGGGCCATCCCGAGGCCTGCCAGTGGCTCATTGACCACGTGGACCGGGTGCTGATCGAGCAGGGCATTGACCTGTACCGCCAGGACCACAACTTCGACCCGCTGGCCTACTGGCGCGCCCACGACGCCCCCGACCAGCAGGGCATGACCGAGAACCAGCATGTGCAGGGCTACCTGCGCTTCTGGGACGAACTGCGGCGCCGCCACCCGGGGATGCTCATTGATAGCTGCGCCTCCGGCGGGCGCCGCAACGACCTGGAGACCATGCGCCGGGCGGTGCCCCTGCATCCCACTGACTTCGACTACTGGAACTTGCCGGTCAAGCAGTCCTTCCACTATGGCCTGAGCCAGTGGATCCCCTACTACGGCTCGAACACGCTGCCGGTGGACACGGTGGACGAGTACGCCGTCCGCAGCGGCCACGGGTCGGGCATGGGGCTCGGCTACGACCTGCGGCGCGACGACCTGGACCTGGCGCTACTGGTGCGGCTGGTGGAGGAGTGGCGGGCCGTCGCCCCGCTCTTTCTGGCCGACTTCTACCCGCTGACACCCAACACCCGCGACAACGTCTCCTGGATGGCCTGGCAGTTCCACGACCCGGCGGAGCAGACCGGCATGGTCCAGGCGTTCCGGCGGGCGGAGAGCCCGTACGAGAGCGCCCGCTTCCGGCTGCGCGGCCTGGACCCAGAGCGGCACTACCTCGTCGAGCAGGGCGACTCGGGCATGGTCGCAACCGGCCGGGACCTAGCGGAAGAGGGCCTGCGGCTCGCCATCGAGGATTGCCCCGGTTCCGTTGTCATCACCTATCGGCCAATGGTGTAG